In the Kiritimatiellales bacterium genome, one interval contains:
- a CDS encoding ankyrin repeat domain-containing protein produces MKTKTAAVLLLSAAVLFAGCKEKPVIPEITAEAAAAFAEAAFDGNTAAVSLALGNGMPVDQADEDNNTALMLAAFNGHTETVRVLLAAGAGINRRDNNGRTALMFAATGPNLATITLLLETGAEVNAVDHTERWTPLMFAAGEGLSPVADLLIAAGADPKMKDKDNDTAADFAYNRGFTQLAAKLQKLMED; encoded by the coding sequence ATGAAAACCAAAACTGCCGCCGTGTTACTTTTGTCTGCTGCCGTTCTGTTTGCCGGCTGCAAAGAAAAACCCGTTATACCGGAAATCACCGCAGAAGCGGCCGCAGCATTTGCTGAAGCCGCATTCGACGGAAATACGGCCGCAGTTTCGTTGGCGCTCGGCAACGGAATGCCGGTCGATCAGGCCGATGAAGATAACAACACAGCATTGATGCTGGCTGCATTTAACGGACACACTGAAACCGTCCGTGTCCTGCTCGCCGCCGGCGCCGGAATTAATCGGCGTGACAATAACGGACGCACCGCGCTCATGTTTGCCGCCACCGGACCGAATCTGGCGACGATCACACTGCTGCTGGAAACCGGCGCCGAAGTGAATGCGGTGGATCACACTGAACGGTGGACGCCGCTTATGTTTGCTGCCGGCGAAGGGCTTTCGCCGGTGGCGGACCTGTTGATTGCCGCCGGTGCCGACCCTAAAATGAAAGATAAGGATAACGACACCGCTGCCGATTTTGCTTACAACCGCGGTTTCACTCAACTTGCCGCCAAATTACAGAAGCTGATGGAGGACTAA